In a single window of the Rhizoctonia solani chromosome 16, complete sequence genome:
- a CDS encoding short chain dehydrogenase translates to MSTTEWKAHVPLISGAALLLGFSVLLRSTLLSSSKRSASIRPSEERVLIIGASSGVGRATAVAYAKRGARVAITARRSAVLEQVKQECIDALNESGHPSRKDAILAVTADFSDERDMEGVRTAIQRVWNGLDTVVVAAGVSALQPVMNLVNQGGVGRAVTVAVKAIEGNYVGPLVSATTMIPFLESTSKKPAIALISSLAAVVPAPTRAIYCSTKSAGLLLFQSLAIEHPRIKFSNIIPATIEGDFRASAVDGGDVREVLKGALGREQVAQAIIHAVDTEQRNVWMPRAMRFVPFLYWIWPSFVEKKAMKKYSFTVAG, encoded by the exons ATGTCAACCACCGAGTGGAAGGCTCACGTCCCTCTAATCTCAGGTGCTGCCCTGCTCCTGGGATTCTCGGTCCTATTGCGGTCTACTCTGTTATCCAGCTCTAAGCGTAGCGCATCCATTCGACCCTCCGAAGAACGTGTGCTTATCATTGGCGCTTCGTCTGGCGTGGGCCGTGCAACGGCCGTCGCCTATGCAAAGCGTGGTGCTCGTGTTGCAATCACGGCTCGGCGCTCGGCTGTGCTTGAACAAGTGAAGCAAGAATGTATCGATGCGCTCAATGAATCCGGACATCCCAGTCGGAAAGATGCGATCCTTGCTGTGACTGCTGATTTTTCTGACGAAAGAGATATGGAAGGAGTCCGAACGGCCATACAGAGAG TTTGGAATGGTCTCGACACCGTTGTCGTGGCCGCTGGAGTATCAGCCCTACAACCTGTGATGAACCTAGTAAACCAAGGCGGGGTAGGTCGAGCCGTGACCGTAGCTGTAAAAGCCATCGAAGGAAATTACGTGGGGCCGCTTGTTTCAGCTACTACGATG ATCCCGTTCCTTGAAAGCACCTCAAAGAAACCAGCTATAGCATTGATATCCTCCCTTGCAGCTGTAGTTCCTGCTCCAACACGAGCGATTTATTGCTCAACAAAGAGCGCTGGGTTGCTCCTATTTCAATCCCTTGCTATCGAACATCCACGAATCAAGTTTAGCAATATTATTCCAGCCACAATTGAGGGTGATTTCAGAGCCTCTGCAGTAGATGGAGGAGACGTGCGAGAGGTTCTCAAAGGCGCTCTAGGGAGGGAACAAGTTGCCCAGGCTATTATACATGCAGTGGACACGGAGCAACGTAATGTGTGGATGCCACGCGCAATGCGCTTTGTCCCGTTTTTGTATTGGATCTGGCCTAGCTTTGTCGAGAAGAAAGCCATGAAAAAATATAGCTTTACTGTTGCAGGATGA
- a CDS encoding enoyl-CoA hydratase/isomerase family protein — protein sequence MSIPTLHVADGLATIQLNRPQSLNALTVDDYEFLSENLRKIDKMPDVLVTIVQASGRAFCSGTDVGARDENTDPRISPRRKALMGAMRSNTDLSDALSSHSKILVALLNGPALGIAAAMLGHFDFIYAMPEAWIAVPFSFIGLTAEQNASVTFVNRMGLAKATEVLLWGKKMSAEELQRNGFVNQVFSAEDTTGFHRQAREHLLDRLDGLDPAALLSTKRMIQAGVHEKNDPRVVNFRESFLQAERFAGGVPGRRFGQLARKEVKHRL from the exons ATGAGCATTCCCACTCTTCACGTAGCTGATGGTTTAGCTACAATACAACTAAACCGCCCTCAATCCCTAAACGCCTTGACGGTTGACG ATTACGAGTTTCTTTCCGAGAATCTTAGAAAAATCGACAAAATGCCAGATGTGCTG GTCACAATTGTTCAAGCATCAGGGCGCGCATTTTGCTC TGGTACCGACGTTGGGGCTCGTGATGAAAATACTGACCCGAGGATATCACCCCGACGAAAGGCACTCATGGGAG CCATGCGGTCAAACACAGACTTGAGTGACGCA TTGTCAAGTCATTCCAAGATTCTGGTCGCTTTACTCAACGGGCCGGCTCTTGGTATCGCTGCTG CCATGCTGGGACATTTCGACTTTATATACGCTATGCCCGAG GCATGGATTGCCGTTCCGTTCTCATTTATTGGCCTCACAGCCGAACAAAATGCCTCGGTGACGTTTGTTAACAGGATGGGGTTGGCCAAGGCTACTGAAGTCTTACTATGGGGTAAGAAGATGTCAGCTGAGGAACTACAAAGGAATGGATTCGTCAA CCAAGTATTTTCCGCCGAAGACACTACTGGTTTTCATCGTCAAGCGCGTGAACATCTCCTTGATCGCCTAGATGGGCTCGACCCGGCGGCTTTGCTGAGTACCAAGCGCATGATCCAG GCTGGCGTTCACGAGAAGAACGACCCACGAGTGGTTAACTTCAGGGAGTCCTTTTTGCAAGCTGAGAGGTTTGCAGGAGGTGTGCCAGGGCGCAGGTTCGGCCAACTGGCACGTAAGGAGGTCAAGCACCGCTTGTAA
- a CDS encoding major facilitator superfamily transporter yields the protein MSQVASPERPGMFKQAAEAVKDLFRHERVTILDEHGNYVEKVIKPEPLVNPIKLLCMLTWKNWLFFLVGLAAWTVDGYDFHSVSLSLTNLSKFYGVSKTDISTSITLTLLFRSLGAAIFGVAGDYYGRKWPMVINMFIIGALQLGTAYAPNYHAFLGIRSLFGIGMGGVWGCAIAMALESVPIEARGLMSGILQQGYSLGYLLAAVFNLSIAPRGGADGFKDLFYIGAGASFFVGLVRMCFPESEQFRRAKEQGQKGGHTKQFMKEAGVVVKTQWRRIIYACILMALFNFFSHTTQDAYPTFLQSGKGFSQQDASRGTIIAKTGATVGGAFVGYVSQSFGRRRSIVLAALLAAALIPAWVLPNSRAGLAAGSFFLQFMVQGAWGVIPVHLNELSPPAFRASFPGIAYQIGNMISSPAAEMVTGISEKNFITHNGKRVEAFGPTMGIATAIIAILLAFWTAVGKEAKGSHFENAVAGHGVVDTNAPKADIETASTASNEKGDQPVHQEKA from the exons ATGTCCCAAGTTGCGTCCCCCGAACGCCCAGGAATGTTCAAACAGGCAGCAGAAGCTGTCAAG GATCTCTTCCGGCATGAGCGTGTCACTATTCTCGACGAGCATGGCAATTATGTCGAGAAGGTCATCAAGCCTGAGCCTCTGGTCAACCCGATTAAGCTCCTATGCATGCTCACCTGGAAGAATTGGCTATTCTTCCTCGTTGGTCTTGCCGCCTGGACCGTCGATGGTTATGACT TCCACTCGGTATCGTTATCGCTCACCAATTTGTCCAAGTTCTATGGCGTGTCCAAGACCGACATTTCAACTTCGATCACGCTCACGCTTCTTTTCCGTTCTCTTGGTGCTGCTATCTTTGGTGTTGCTGGTGATTACTATGGTCGCAAATGGCCCATGGTTATCAATAT GTTCATTATCGGTGCTCTCCAGCTCGGTACCGCGTACGCGCCCAATTACCATGCCTTTTTGGGCATCCGCTCCCTCTTCGGTATTGGTATGGGTGGTGTCTGGGGTTGTGCTATTGCCATGGCTCTTGAGTCCGTTCCCATTGAGGCTCGTGGTTTGATGTCAGGTATCCTTCAGCAAGGCTATTCGCTCGGTTATCTTCTTGCCGCCGTTTTCAACTTGAGTATCGCTCCTCGAGGTGGTGCCGATGGATTTAAGGATTTGTTCTACATTGGTGCCGGCGCGAGCTTCTTTGTCGGATTGGTTCGTATGTGTTTCCCCGAGAGCGAGCAATTCCGCCGTGCAAAGGAGCAAGGCCAAAAGGGTGGACACACCAAACAATTTATGAAGGAAGCTGGCGTTGTGGTCAAGACCCAATGGCGCCGAATCATCTACGCATGCATC CTCATGGCTCTTTTCAACTTTTTCTCGCACACCACTCAAGACGCTTACCCAACTTTCCTTCAG TCCGGTAAGGGATTCTCGCAACAAGATGCTTCTCGCGGTACAATCATCGCCAAGACCGGGGCGACTGTTGGAGGTGCTTTTGTCGGTTATGTTTCTCAGTCGTTCGGTCGTCGCCGCTCGATCGTACTCGCCGCTCTATTGGCTGCTGCCTTAATCCCTGCTTGGGTTTTGCCCAACTCGCGGGCCGGTCTTGCAGCGGGTTCGTTCTTCCTTCAATTCATGGTCCAAGGTGCCTGGGGTGTCATTCCCGTCCACTTGAACGAGCTCTCCCCTCCTGCTTTCCGTGCCAGCTTCCCTGGTATTGCGTACCAAATTGGCAACATGATCAGTAGCCCGGCTGCAGAAATGGTCACTGGTATTTCCGAAAAGAACTTTATCACTCACAATGGAAAGCGTGTCGAGG CATTCGGTCCTACTATGGGAATTGCTACTGCCATCATCGCTATCCTCCTCGCATTCTGGACCGCAGTTGGCAAAGAAGCCAAGGGTTCTCACTTTGAAAATGCTGTCGCTGGTCATGGAGTAGTTGACACCAATGCACCTAAGGCCGATATTGAGACTGCAAGCACGGCCTCTAACGAAAAGGGCGACCAACCTGTACACCAGGAAAAAGCCTAG
- a CDS encoding ribosomal l51/s25/CI-B8 domain-containing protein, producing MPPYAPVLRAQLRTKPSNGHGAFVPQIKKLVFEYCDTWSSSARLRGYLLRNSGRLAQENPHVEVVVRQRPFKPPIVRGIYLNERDKVVPLNKLEPSSIEQKVQLLLDSSGAKIRPFKRSVESTTEGARGMWSGFHQGGEQFKI from the exons ATGCCACCGTATGCACCAGTCCTCCGTGCCCAACTTAGAACCAAACCTTCAAATGGGCATGGCGCTTTTGTTCCTCAAATAAAGAAACTTGTCTTTGAATACTGTGATACTTGGTCTTCATCCGCTCGTCTGCGTGGGTATCTTTTGAGAAACTCTGGGCGATTGGCACAAGAGAACCCACATGTCGAGGTCGTTGTGAGACAGAGGCCTTTCAAGCCGCCTATCGTAAGAGGTATATACT TGAATGAACGGGACAAGGTCGTTCCGCTGAACAAACTTGAGCCTTCAAGTATCGAGCAAAAAGTTCAACTTCTACTAGACTCGTCGGGTGCCAAGATTCGGCCGTTCAAGCGTTCGGTTGAAAGCACAACGGAGGGTGCACGCGGGATGTGGAGTGGGTTTCACCAGGGAGGTGAACAATTCAAGATATAG